Proteins found in one Pempheris klunzingeri isolate RE-2024b chromosome 6, fPemKlu1.hap1, whole genome shotgun sequence genomic segment:
- the ptgfr gene encoding prostaglandin F2-alpha receptor translates to MLANGSSEAGCSSEVRTSNSTCSQKELSITASVISMTVGIISNILALIILVKSYNRIRIKSKASFLLFASSLVVTDLLGHLIIGSLVLFVYSSHQKWEMFDPHRIVCSAFGACMVFFGLSPLFLGSAMAVERCIGVTRPIFHSTALTSHHMKRLLGLTWLLAALVAVLPVLLWRPYKVQSSRSWCFFHMEEPKDWLDVLLPLLFSILGLLALLLSIVCNTLTGCTLLMARLRRKQHSRGTSYHIEMICQLLAIMLVSCMCWGPLLIRVIMLSTRAKDEPASLSLLIVVRMATWNQILDPWVYILLRKAVLRKIFMLFHSCGGPKSHNLHRWQRSVLRSSMENSNSGAGPSDCRCLGRLPLPDTTVRSIT, encoded by the exons ATGTTAGCCAATGGGAGCTCAGAGGCAGGTTGCAGCTCAGAGGTCAGAACAAGCAACAGCACCTGCAGCCAAAAGGAACTGTCTATCACCGCCTCGGTCATCTCCATGACCGTGGGCATCATCTCCAACATCCTCGCCCTCATCATCCTTGTCAAATCCTACAACCGCATCCGGATCAAGTCCAAGGCGTCCTTCCTGCTGTTTGCCAGCAGCCTGGTGGTCACAGACCTGCTGGGTCACCTCATCATCGGGTCCCTGGTGCTTTTTGTCTACAGCTCCCACCAGAAATGGGAGATGTTTGACCCTCACCGCATCGTGTGTAGCGCCTTTGGGGCGTGCATGGTGTTCTTTGGCCTGAGCCCCTTGTTCCTGGGGAGTGCCATGGCAGTGGAGCGCTGCATTGGAGTCACCAGGCCAATTTTCCACTCCACAGCGCTGACTTCCCACCACATGAAAAGGCTGCTGGGACTCACCTGGCTGCTCGCTGCCCTGGTGGCTGTGCtgcctgtgctgctgtggagacCCTACAAGGTTCAGAGTTCCAGGAGCTGGTGCTTCTTCCATATGGAGGAGCCCAAAGACTGGTTAGATGTGCTCCTGCCTCTGCTTTTCTCTATTCTGGGGCTGCTGGCCCTACTGCTCTCCATTGTGTGCAATACACTGACAGGCTGCACTCTGCTGATGGCCAGACTCCgcagaaaacaacacagcagaggcaCGTCCTATCACATAGAGATGATCTGCCAGCTGCTGGCTATCATGTTGGTGTCCTGCATGTGCTGGGGCCCATTACTG ATTCGTGTCATCATGCTGAGCACCAGAGCCAAGGACGAGCCAGCGTCTCTCAGCCTCCTGATTGTGGTACGCATGGCCACATGGAACCAGATCCTGGACCCCTGGGTCTACATCCTGCTGAGGAAGGCTGTTCTGAGGAAAATCTTCATGCTGTTCCACAGCTGCGGAGGTCCAAAATCTCATAACCTACACCGTTGGCAGCGCAGTGTGCTCCGCAGCTCGATGGAGAACAGCAACTCTGGTGCCGGCCCGTCTGACTGCCGCTGCCTTGGTAGATTACCTCTACCGGACACTACAGTCAGATCCATCACCTGA
- the btf3l4 gene encoding transcription factor BTF3 homolog 4, with translation MNQEKLAKLQAQVRIGGKGSARRKKKVVHRTATADDKKLQSSLKKLAVNNIAGIEEVNMIKDDGTVIHFNNPKVQASLSANTFAITGHAETKQLTEMLPGILSQLGADSLSSLRKLAEQFPRQALDSKAPKAEDIEEEDDDVPDLVENFDEASKNEAN, from the exons ATGAATCAAGAAAAATTAGCAAAACTTCAAGCCCAGGTGCGGATAGGAGGAAAG GGATCTGCGCGCAGGAAGAAGAAGGTGGTTCACAGAACGGCAACGGCTGATGACAAAAAGCTTCAGAGTTCACTAAAGAAGTTGGCTGTCAACAATATTGCTGGTATTGAGGAG GTGAACATGATCAAGGACGACGGGACCGTGATCCATTTCAACAACCCCAAAGTTCAGGCCTCTCTGTCCGCCAACACCTTCGCTATCACGGGCCACGCTGAGACCAAGCAGCTGACAGAGATGCTTCCCGGTATTCTCAGTCAGCTGGGAGCGGACAGCCTCAGCAGCCTGCGCAAACTGGCAGAACAGTTCCCTCGGCAAG CTCTCGACAGCAAAGCTCCAAAGGCAGAGGACATcgaggaagaggatgatgatgttCCAG ATCTGGTGGAGAACTTCGACGAAGCATCAAAGAACGAGGCAAACTGA
- the zfyve9b gene encoding zinc finger FYVE domain-containing protein 9 translates to MARGGGGGGGGGGVVRGEKEREESRLEQQEQSCSSEAAAAPSNVSHEERGSRELQSQFKVVRSDEGDETGNSKAQAASGEGATGDCAASPVDPDNELSPVGILSKDRSSVLGEVAPVWVPDAQAQVCMKCGVKFTFTKRRHHCRACGKVFCALCSNLKLRLTHLDGKEGRVCISCHSTLIKRTPPRGRRRVWFADEILPNKKSESAPTTPVRGPAFSPLMRRALGGPVRSPMGSPQTRSSLRPQGTNINEACGPYGWGTTALVSSSANLIPLDGLPPILTSTGVKGDYTVEEQPSEMLLIQELESGRPKPLVFVLNANLLAMVKLVNYVNRKCWCVTTKGMHAVGQVEVVVLLQCLPEEKSFPKDIFSHFIQLYRDTLTGKVVKHLSLSLFGRRFLGSDDHAGFLYVRSTLQSLQGLPLPNQPYLFGLLVHRAEVAWAKAFPLRLMLRLGAEYRFYPCPLYSVRFRKPLFGEIGHTIMRLLVDFRNYRYSLPMVPGLTVDLEAQRTCIKIPTTGYNELMKALNKSNEHVLAIGACFNETADSHLICVQGDDGQYQTQAISIHNQPRKVTGSCFFIFSSALKASAGYLAKSSIVEDGLMVQITVETMAELRRSLREMKDYTVTCGRLDQSDSQELVCVQWVEEKCTVNKGVISPIDGKSMESIISTKMFQKSEYKENGKIIRWTEVFFLQRGVHPKGGPCDSAEHNRLTERIARAFCLALCPHLKLLKEDGMAKLGLRVAFESQEVGFVAGSNGQPLPAQYLNALDSVLIPVIHSRGCKRGDEPIVMELIFYILENIT, encoded by the exons AtggccagaggaggaggaggaggaggaggaggaggaggagttgtcAGAGGAGAa AAGGAGCGGGAGGAGAGCAggctggagcagcaggagcagtcCTGTAGCTCAGAAGCGGCTGCAGCACCCTCTAATGTCTCGCACGAGGAGAGGGGGTCCAGGGAGCTCCAGAGCCAGTTTAAGGTGGTCAGATCTGATGAGGGAGATGAGACTGGCAACAGCAAGGCCCAGGCAGCCAGTGGGGAGGGAGCGACGGGGGACTGTGCAGCTTCCCCTGTGGATCCTGATAACGAGCTCAGCCCTGTTGGTATTCTATCCAAGGATCGAAGCTCTGTCCTCGGGGAGGTAGCGCCAGTGTGGGTCCCTGATGCTCAGGCGCAGGTCTGCATGAAGTGCGGGGTCAAGTTCACGTTTACTAAGAGGAGGCACCACTGCCGTGCTTGTGGGAAG gTTTTTTGTGCACTTTGCTCCAATCTGAAGCTCAGACTCACACACCTGGATGGCAAAGAGGGGCGAGTTTGTATTTCCTGTCACTCGACCCTCATCAAAA GGACACCTCCacgagggaggaggagggtgtggtTTGCTGATGAAATCCTCCCTAATAAGAAGTCAGAGTCCGCTCCCACCACACCAGTCAGAGGGCCGGCATTCTCACCGCTGATGAGGCGAGCGCTGGGCGGGCCGGTCAGAAGCCCCATGGGTTCTCCACAGACCAGGAGCTCCCTGCGGCCACAAGGGACCAACATCAAT gaggCCTGTGGTCCCTACGGCTGGGGCACCACAGCTTTAGTGAGCAGCTCTGCCAACCTCATCCCCCTGGATGGCCTGCCACCCATCCTCACCTCCACAGGAGTCAAAGGAG ATTACACTGTGGAGGAGCAGCCCTCCGAGATGTTGCTTATTCAGGAGTTGGAGAGCGGCAGGCCCAAGCCCCTGGTGTTTGTCCTTAATGCCAACCTACTTGCTATGGTCAAGCTGGTCAACT ATGTTAACAGGAAGTGCTGGTGCGTGACAACAAAGGGAATGCATGCTGTGGgccaggtggaggtggtggtgctgctgcagtgccTGCCTGAGGAGAAAAGCTTCCCCAAAGACATTTTCAGCCACTTCATCCAGCTGTACAGGGACACCCTCACAG gAAAGGTTGTGAAACACCTGTCGCTGTCCTTGTTCGGCAGACGTTTCCTGGGCAGTGACGACCACGCAGGCTTCCTGTACGTTCGCTCCACTCTCCAGTCCCTTCAAGGTCTACCTCTGCCGAACCAGCCCTACCTCTTTGGCCTGCTGGTCCACAGAGCAGAGGTGGCCTGGGCCAAAGCCTTTCCCTTGCGCCTCATGCTGCGATTGGGGGCTGAATACAGAT TTTACCCGTGCCCTCTGTACAGTGTGCGTTTTAGGAAGCCCTTGTTTGGGGAAATAGGCCATACCATAATGAGACTTCTAGTG GACTTTAGGAATTACCGTTACAGCCTACCAATGGTGCCAGGGCTCACTGTGGATCTAGAGGCTCAGAGGACCTGCATAAAGATACCGACCACTGGGTATAATGAG CTAATGAAGGCTTTGAATAAGTCCAACGAGCATGTGCTGGCCATCGGAGCGTGCTTCAATGAGACTGCAGACTCCCACCTCATCTGTGTGCAAGGAGACGATGGCCAGTACCAGACCCAAGCCATCAGCATCCACAATCAGCCACGCAAAG tcaCTGGATCATGCTTCTTTATATTCAGTAGTGCATTGAAAGCGTCTGCAGGATACCTTGCCAAGTCCAGTATTGTTGAAG ATGGGCTAATGGTGCAGATCACCGTGGAAACAATGGCAGAGCTCCGCCGGTCTCTACGGGAGATGAAAGACTACACCGTCACCTGTGGACGGCTTGACCAATCAGACAGCCAGGAGCTTGTTTGTGTACAGTGGGTGGAGGAGAAATGTACTGTGAATAAGGG AGTTATAAGCCCCATCGATGGGAAATCCATGGAGTCCATCATCAGTACGAAAATGTTCCAGAAGTCAGAATATAAAGAAAATGGGAAGATCATCCGTTGGACAGAA GTGTTCTTCCTGCAGAGGGGGGTTCATCCCAAAGGAGGACCGTGCGACTCTGCTGAACATAACCGGTTAACAGAGCGGATCGCCCGGGCGTTTTGCTTGGCATTGTGTCCACATCTCAAATTGCTGAAAGAGGACGGGATGGCCAAACTGGGGCTGCGCGTTGCTTTTGAATCTCAAGAG GTGGGATTTGTGGCTGGGAGCAATGGGCAGCCCCTTCCAGCTCAGTACCTCAACGCCCTGGACAGTGTGTTGATCCCCGTCATACACAGCAGGGGGTGCAAGAGGGGTGACGAGCCCATCGTGATGGAGCTTATCTTTTACATCCTGGAGAACATCAcctag
- the elovl1b gene encoding elongation of very long chain fatty acids protein 1b, which yields MLREIQEIGSHAMDIYDYLLAGIDPRLKEYPLMQSPISMSTILLCYLFFVLYLGPRLMANRKPFQLKEAMIVYNFTLVALSIFIVYEFMMSGWATTYTWRCDAVDTSDSPQALRMVRVAWLFWFSKIIELIDTIFFVLRKKHGQITFLHIFHHSFMPWTWWWGVSYAPGGMGSFHAMVNSTVHIIMYFYYGLAAAGPRFQKFLWWKKYMTAIQLIQFVLVSLHATQYYFMSSCDYQFPMILHLIWMYGTFFFVLFSNFWIQAYVKGKRLPKQDIKPCQNGAAAYTNGKHHENGNGINHGGTKGTSNGSTRHENGSSHMGKMKKA from the exons ATGCTCCGGGAGATTCAGGAGATTGGCTCACATGCCATGGATATCTATGACTACCTCTTGGCGGGAATTG ATCCACGGCTGAAGGAGTATCCACTAATGCAGAGTCCTATTTCCATGAGCACAATATTGCTGTGCTACCTGTTCTTTGTACTGTACCTTGGACCTCGCTTAATGGCCAATCGGAAGCCCTTCCAGCTAAAGGAAGCCATGATAGTCTATAACTTCACGCTAGTGGCACTGTCAATATTCATTGTCTATGAA tttatgaTGTCTGGGTGGGCCACAACATATACTTGGCGATGTGACGCTGTTGATACGTCTGACAGTCCTCAAGCATTGCGG ATGGTCCGAGTGGCCTGGCTGTTCTGGTTCTCAAAGATTATTGAGCTCATTGACACA ATCTTCTTTGTGTTGAGGAAAAAGCACGGCCAGATCACCTTCCTACACATCTTCCACCACTCCTTCATGCCCTGGACTTGGTGGTGGGGAGTTTCCTATGCTCCTG GTGGAATGGGATCTTTCCATGCCATGGTGAACTCTACGGTCCACATCATCATGTATTTCTATTACGgccttgctgctgctggaccacGCTTCCAGAAGTTTTTGTGGTGGAAGAAATACATGACTGCCATTCAGCTG ATCCAGTTTGTCCTGGTGTCTCTCCACGCTACCCAGTATTACTTCATGAGCAGCTGCGACTACCAATTCCCCATGATCCTCCACCTCATCTGGATGTACGGAACCTTCTTCTTCGTGCTCTTCTCCAACTTCTGGATCCAGGCTTACGTGAAGGGTAAGCGGTTGCCAAAACAGGACATTAAACCGTGTCAGAACGGCGCAGCTGCCTACACCAACGGCAAACACCACGAGAACGGCAACGGCATCAACCACGGAGGCACCAAAGGCACCAGCAACGGCTCCACTCGCCACGAGAATGGCAGCTCTCACATGGGCAAGATGAAGAAGGCCTAG